AATGACGTGCAGGTAACCGTTTCACTTGCTGATGGCATCAAGTGCGAGCGGTGCTGGCACTATGAAACGACCGTGGGCCAGGATGAGCGATTCCCAACCCTCTGTCATCGGTGTGCCACCAATGTCGAAGCTGGCTGGCTGAAGAATGGAGAATGAAGGAAGAAGAAAGTGGTTAGCGGTTAGTGGTTAGTTTTTGGTTCTTGGTTCAGAGTTCCTGGTTCTTGGAAGGTATTGGTTTCTAAGCACCAGGTACTAACCACTAACCACTAACCACTAGATAGTTTCTTCATTCCTTGGGAGATATCTGATGGAAGAGCCGCTTGAACAGTCTATATCCACTGTCCCAACTGAAGCTCCAGCGATGGTTCTCACCAACCGTTCGGTGGGGCTGGTCCTGACCAGGTTGCTCTTCCAGCGGTTCTGGTATCTGGCAATCACACTGGCGATTTTGCTGGCTGACCAGGTTACCAAAGCCTGGGCCTGGATGATTTTGCGACTGATGCCCTTGCAGCAAATCACCCTGATAGAAGGGATGCTAAATCTGGATTATGCTGAAAATCCGGGTATTGCCTTTAGTTTGTTAGGAAGCTGGCCACCTGCAACCCGCTGGTTTCTCTTTGCCGTGGCCAGTTTAGCTGCCATCGGAGTATTTTTTTACCTGTTGTTTACTCCGCTCCGTGAGCGGCGGTTACTGGTGGCACTGTCTATGATTCTCGGCGGGATCATTGGTAACGCCATTGACCGTGTGGTACATGGTTTTGTGGTTGATTTTTTGGATGTGTATATCCGATGGCAGGGGGAACATCACTGGCCAACATTTAACGTTGCTGATAGTTTTATTTGCATTGGGGCGTTTTTGCTGGCGGTTGATTTACTGGTTGGTTCACAGCACGTCTCTTCGACCCCGTCTGATTCCCACCGCATTGAAGTTTAGGACCCGTCATTGAACGAATTGGTTGGCCAGGGTAGGGGTAGTGTCATTGCTGTTCTTGACCCGTGAACGTGAAATTGTCTCGGTGGAATCGGGGAATTTATCTGAACTTTGCCCTTTGAATCCCGTTATTTTGGGGCGCAAAGCAACTTTTTGTTAATTAAGGAATCTGATTTGCATGGAAAAACAATGAACAACACCCTCACTTTTACAAAAAGCTGAGGTAACTCAATGAATTCAGTGATGGTTTTTCAGCAGAGATGCTCTGCAGAAAGGAAATGGGATATGGCAACGTACGCTGATCCGGAACAACAGTTTGGACCGCTGGAAGTGGTTGAACGTTTGTTGGAGTTGTGCGAACTCGGTGGGTATCCCTCAATGTTGTTTCTGAATTCGACATTTGATCTGGCTTATTATCTGGATGCGTTAGGGTTCGACGTCTACAGCCTGTCAAATGGGGGATGCAAGGCCATTGATTTTTCAGAACCGACAGTCAGTATGCTTCCAAGTGGTGACAAGGCTCATTGCCACCAAACCGCTCATTAACACGCTCGTTTCGTTTTTAGTTACTGCAACACAGGTTTTTAGTCAGGATATTCAGAGTTCAGATTCAGATTTGTAAGAGTATTGCAACCGGGCATTGGGGAAACTCAATGCCCGATTGCTTTTGAGGGAGCGGATTTGGTGAAAAGCTCAGGGTGTTGCGGTTGAACCGGTGTTCCGGCGTGGACAACTTCAAGCGGGATTTGAAGCTTGACAGTGCGTGGAGGGAAACAGGATTCATCATTGCAGGTCTGAACTTTCAATGTGCCAGTGAGGGTATATTTTCCAGGCCGGAGTTTTCGGCCAATTGTGACCGGGACAATGATATGCACATCACCTTCATAAACCGACAATGGTTTCTCGGAAAATGAAACCTGGTGCGAAATAGCTTCCGGGTAGATTGGGCTGGCAGCTTGAAATCCTTTGGTCGGAGCGATTTTCAGTTCGGTTGGAATCAGGAATTCATCTTCGAGTTGATGAGCATTGATGTGGTAGCCATCCTGAATGGTCAAGTGCACAGCCAGTTGGATCACATCTCCAGGTCGTGCTTTATCCACTGACCACACCGACCGGAGCCCAACCAGCGTTTCTGGATCAACCTGGGCTGAAGCTGAAACGGTCAATCCGCACACGATCAATCCCACGATCAACACCCGGTACAGGGCCCGCGATATCCCAACTGTCTTCATTGAAAAACCTTCTTTCTGTTTCAACTGGCCAGCCGGATGTCTTCAATGATCATCTGTGGTCGGCTCATTCCATTCCATTCATTGAGCTCGATGCGCCCCAGAACCTGAATCGGGACCCCAACTGGAATTTGGTCAGATAAATCAGCCCGCTGCCACCAGATAGCCTCCATGCGCACATTTCCGTCAACCAGCCAGAGTTTTAAATGGTGTTCGCGCAGGATTTTGCGGTCTGTCACTGTTGCCGCAACGACCAGCCGTGGCGCCGGGTTATTGATCCCATATGGCGCCAGTCGGGCCAGAGATTCGATCAACTGGGGTGTAATCTGGCCAAGGCTGGTTGTGCCATCATAGCGTCGGGTTTGAATTAAATCTTCCTGTGACAAAATAGAGCGTGCATATTCGTTGATGCGGTTGCGTAGTTCGGGGATCGCCTCAGTCGGCAGCGAAAACC
This genomic interval from Acidobacteriota bacterium contains the following:
- the lspA gene encoding signal peptidase II encodes the protein MEEPLEQSISTVPTEAPAMVLTNRSVGLVLTRLLFQRFWYLAITLAILLADQVTKAWAWMILRLMPLQQITLIEGMLNLDYAENPGIAFSLLGSWPPATRWFLFAVASLAAIGVFFYLLFTPLRERRLLVALSMILGGIIGNAIDRVVHGFVVDFLDVYIRWQGEHHWPTFNVADSFICIGAFLLAVDLLVGSQHVSSTPSDSHRIEV